The Oxalobacter aliiformigenes nucleotide sequence GTGCACGGCAACGCAACCTTTGCTGGGAAACGTGCCGAATCCGGAAAAAGGACAGTTGCGTCTGGCTGACGATCCCGAACTGATGCCCGATCTGGCAAAATTGTTCCGGCAATTGCGGCGCGTCCGTTTTGTGGATCATACAAAGTCTCCGATGAACCTGGAGCAAGTCGGCGATGTTGCCCTGTCGGAACAGCGGGAAAAAGGCAATTGCCTGATGATCGTCAATACCAAAAGCTGGGCGGTTGGGCTGTATCGGTATTGCAGCGAAAAAAAGACGAAGAACGTGTTTCACCTCAGCACGTCAATGTGCGCAGCCCACCGGACGGCCATTCTTGAAGAAGTCCGTTCGCTGCTTGCGAAAAAAGAACCCGTCTTGCTGGTCAGCACGCAATTGATCGAATGTGGCGTCGATATCAGTTTCCAAAGCGTAATCCGGCTGGCTGCGGGGCTCGATTCCATATTGCAGGCGGCCGGCCGCTGCAACCGCAACATGGAAAGCGACTACGGTACCGTCCATATCGTGCGAATCGTCGATGGCCTTGAAAACATCCGGCGGCTGGACGATATCCGTGAAGGACGGAATGTCTTTCTGAGAGTGATGGATGAATACCGGGAACGTATCCAGAACGGAATGGGCGACCTCTCCGATCCCGACATCATCGAACGTTATTTTTCCTACTATTTTTATCAGAGGCAGGGCAGAATGGCCTATCCCTGCGATTTATCGGGCAAAAAAGACACTTTACTGAACCTTTTGGGAAGCAATCACAATAACGTTGGCGGTAGCCCAAAAGGTATGCTTCGCCAGTCCTTTGCCACAGCGGCAAAACAGTTTGCCGCTATCGAGGCCGAAACACAGGGCATTCTGGTTCCGTACGGCGAAGGCAAGGACATCATTGCGCAACTGTGTTCGTTGCCTTCCAGCGATATGGCCGCCCAATCCCTGAAAAGACAATTGTTGAAAAAAGCCCAGCGCTATTCCGTCAATCTTTATCCGGACGCCCTTCAAAAACTGGGCAATGCCGTCAGGCGCATGGAAGAAACCGGCATCCTGTACCTGCTCGAATCGCATTACGATGACGAAACGGGCGTCACAGCCGAAGCGACCGGGAAAATGGATTTCCTGCATTATTGAAAGGTCATTATGGCAAAAAACAGCATTACCTTTCTGGTTCACGGGCGTTATGCCCTTTTTACCGACCCCATCACCCATCTGGGCGGGGAAAAATGTTCCTATCACATACCGACTTACGAAGCGCTGAAAGGAATCGCCAAATCGATATACTGGAAACCTACGATAGTCTGGCGTATCAAAAGGGTACGGATCATGAATCCGTTCAGGACGCAGACCAAAGGCATGAAGCCGATCGCCTATGAAAAAGCGGGCAATACCCTGTCCATCTACACCTATATGGCCAATGTAGCCTATCAGGTCGAAGCCTGTTTCGACTGGAATCTTCACCGGCCGGAACTCGCGCACGACCGCATTGACGGGAAACATTACGAGATCGCCAAAAGGATGCTTGCCAGAGGCGGCCGCCAGGACATATTTCTGGGAACGCGCGACTGTCAGGGCTATGTCGAGCCATGCCGGTTCGGTGAGGGTGAGGGGGCTTACGACGATCTGGATGAACTGGGATTCGGATTGATGTTCCACGGTTTCGACTATCCCGACGAAACCGGGGAAAACATGCTGAAAGCGCGCTTCTGGCGACCCGCCATGAAAAACGGCATTATCGAATTTATCCGTCCTGAGGAATGTGAAATCGTCAAACCAATCCGTTCGATGAAACCGAAAGCATTCGTACAGGATGATAATTTCAGCGGACTGAAAGAGGAGGGATTGTTATGACATGGTTCCAGCGACTCTATGAAACTTATGAAAATGTGCTCGACAATCCTCTTTTTGCCGATGAGGAAAACACGCTGACGCCAATCGGACACACCAGCCAGCAAGTCCACATTATTGTCCGGATAGACGGAAAAGGTCATTTTCGGGGAGCCGAATTCATCGGCAAACAGTCGGTTATCCTGCCGGCAACAGAAGATTCGGCAGGCCGTACCAGCGGACGGGTAGCCCATCCATTGATCGACCAGATCAAGTATTGTGCAAAGGACTATCCGGATTATTCTGAAGAAGAAGGGTATTTCGGGCTATATGAGAAAACCCTGTCCGGATGGGTTCAGTCGCCGCACAGCCATCCGATGGCTGAAGCCGTATATGCGTATATCTGCAAAGGCACATTGGTCAGCGATCTGGTCAGGGAAAAGCTTCTTTATCTGAACAGGGAAGGCAAGCTGGCGACTGTTGCGGAAGAAGGGCAGGATATTCCGGTATTCAAGGTATTGACCCCCAAAAAAGTCAATGGAATCAGCCAGCGTGACCAGGGTAATCTGATGATTGCCTGGCAGGTCGAAATACCCGGTGAAAACGAATCCAGAACCTGGACAAGCGAAGCTCTCCAGAAAAGCTGGACAGCATACGATGCCAGCCAGATGAGCAAGAAGGGACTTTGCATGGTTTCAGGTTTGGAAATGTTTCTGGCAAACCAGCATCCGCGCAATATACGGCGGCCGGGGGACGGCGCCAAGCTGATATCGGCCAATGACGAAAAAGGATTCACATTCCGGGGGCGTTTCGTTGAACAGGACGAAGCCTGTTCAGTGGGATACGCTACCAGCCATATGGCGCATAACGCCTTGCGATGGCTGATAGCACGGCAGGGATACAAAAATGGCGATCAGGTCATTCTGGCATGGACGCCGAAAGGCAAGCCGGTTCCCCAGCCTTTGAATGACCTTCTTTCAGACGATGAAGAAGAGATGCCGGATTTTTCGCGGGACAGTACAGATGATTCAAACGAGAGTGAAAAAACAGTCAGCCAGCCGGCCATCGACCACACGCGCGATCTGGGACAGACCTTTGCGCAAAAACTGAAAAGACGCCTGCAAGGCTTTGACGCCGACATTGACGAAAACGATACCGTCGCCATATTGGGCCTTGATTCCGCAACGAAGGGACGGCTGTCCGTCATTTTTTACATGGAACAGCTCTGGCCGGAATACCGTTTCGCGCTGGAGAGCTGGCAAAACGACATGGTCTGGTGGATACGGCGTACCCGGGAAGCGGATGCGCCACCGGGTAAAAAAAGAAAACGGAAGTCTTCTGGAAAGAAACCGCGCCCACACCCCTTGAAATCGCCCTGGCTGCCTATGGCAAACGGATGGACGACCAGCTGAAAAAGAACACAGTCGAGCGTCTGCTTCCCTGTATCGCAGGCAAAAGACCAGTGCCTTTCGATCTGGTTACCTGCTGTGTCAGTCGTGCCTGCAATCGGGCAGGTCTTGACAATTGGGAATGGGAAATGGCGCTGGGGGTTGCCTGTGCCATGTACAAGGGATATTGCGCACGCCATCCATTGGAAAAACAAAGGAGGAAACACAAAATGGGTCTGGATGAGACAAACACGTCACGGGATTATCTCTATGGACGATTGCTTGCTGTAGCCGAAAGAATTGAAAGAGTTGCTCTCTCTGTCGCAGAAGAAAAACGGCCGACCAATGCGGAAAGGCTGATGCAGCGTTTTGCCGATTTGCCTTACGCTACATGGCCCCAGCTCTACAAGGCGATACAGCCCTACCGGCAACGCCTGCAACAAAGCCGGGGAGGCTTCATACGCAATATGGACAAACTGATGGATGAAATAACGAACGCTTTCAATCCGGAAGAATTCATGAAACCGGACAGATTAAGCGGCGAGTTTCTGCTGGGCTACCATTGCCAGCGACAGGCCTTCCGCAACGCCAAAGAATCCGAAACCACTGAAAAAACGCAAGGAGAAAACGAATGAGCCCATTGCAGCACAAAATCGATTTTGCCGTCATTCTGACAGTTGACCATGCCAATCCGAACGGCGATCCTTTAAACGGCAATCGTCCGCGTGTGGATTACGACGGTTACGGTGAAATTACCGACGTCTGCCTCAAACGCAAGTTACGGGACCGTCTTCAGGAAGCCGGTCAATCCATCTTCGTGCAGTCCGACGAAAAGAAACAGGATGGCATGACGTCTCTTAAAAACCGTGCCGAATCGGCAGAATACGGTTTGGGTAAAGACATGTTCAACGAAAAAAAAACGCCCAAGGATGTCGCCGCCAGAAAAGCCTGCGAAAAATGGTTTGACGTGCGCGCTTTCGGCCAGCTGTTCGCATTCGGGGGCGATGCATCCGGTGTTTCCATCCCGATTCGCGGCCCCGTCACCGTACAATCCGCATTCAGCATCGAACCTGTCAGCATCACCAGTACCCAGATCACAAAAAGCGTCAGCGGAGAAGGGGATGGCACCAAACGGGGTTCCGATACAATGGGCATGAAACATCGCGTCGATAAAGGCATCTATGTCTTTTACGGTAGCATGAATCCACAGCTTGCAGAAAGAACCGGATTCAGCGACGACGACGCGGAAACCATTAAATCGATTTTGCCGAAATTGTTTGAAAACGATGCTTCATCCGCACGTCCGGAAGGCAGCATGGCAGTCAAAAAAGTCTTCTGGTGGAAGCACAACTGTAAATCGGGACAATACTCATCGGCCAGAGTCCATAAAAGTTTGACGGTCAATGCGGACGGTTCCTATATGATAGATAAATCTGCCACGGAGGGACTCGAACCGGAGGTGATTGAAGGATTTTAGGTATGTCTTATCCTGAAGCCGATTTCATCCCCCTGTCCGCGCTGCAGCATTACCTGTACTGCCCGCGCCAGTGCGCCCTGATCCATCTGGACAGGGCCTGGGAAGAAAACGTCTTCACAGCCGAGGGGCGTATCCTGCACGAAAGAGCCCATTCCGGCGAAACGGAAAGCCGGAAAACCGTCAGAACCGTCACATCGCTTGCGCTGAGCTCGAAACGGCTCGGTATCAGTGGAGTCGCCGACGTGGTGGAATTTCACGAAGGCAAGGGATTATGGCAGCCGTATCCCGTCGAATACAAGCGGGGCAGGCCGAAGAAAAGCGATGCCGACCGGGTGCAGCTCTGCACAGGCCCTGTGTCTGGAAGAAATGCTGGACATTCCGGTTCCCGAAGGCGCGCTTTTTTACGGCCAGACGCGCCGGCGGGAAGTTGTCCGCTTCGATGAGGCCTTGCGTCACCTGACCGGCGAAACCATCGCCGCCGTGCACCGGCTTTTCGGCCAAACGAAACGGCCGCTTCCGGTCAATGACAAACGCTGCAAGGCGTGTTCCCTGAAAGACGATTGCCTGCCCGGCCTGTCGGCCGATCCGTCGGCACGGTATCTCCAAACCCTGCTGGAGGACGCATGAAACAGTATCTGAATACCCTGTACATCACCACACCCGAGAGTTATCTCTTCAAGGACGGCGAGTGCGTCGCCATCAAACAGGAAGGGCAGGTAAAAGGCAAAATTCCCGTTCACACGCTGGGCAGTCTGGTTCTGTTCGGGCAGGTCTCGTGCAGTCCGTTTTTGCTGGGCCATTGTGCCGAAAACGGTGTGACCGTATCCTGGCTGACGGAAACCGGACGGTTTCTGGCCGCGATGAACGGACCGGTTTCCGGCAACGTTCTGTTGCGCCGCGAACAGTACCGGCAGGCCGACGATTCAGAAGCCAGCGCGAAACTGGCGCGGACGTTCTGCATCGGAAAAATTTTCAATTGCCGTACCATACTGAGAAGAACGGCCAGAGAACGTCCCCATCCGGAACTGGAGCAGGCCTGCAAGCGTCTCACACAATCGCTGGCACGCCTGAAACAGCCGCTTTTGCTGGATACGGTACGGGGAATCGAAGGCGAGGCCGCCAATACCTATTTCAGTGTATTCCGCCACCTGCTCGGTGAAAAAAGCGGAACCTTTGCCTTTCATGGCCGGAACCGCAGGCCGCCCCGCGATGAAATCAACTGTCTGCTGTCATTCGGTTATACCCTGCTGGCACACGACATCCGCAGTGCGCTGGAAACAGCCGGTCTTGATCCGTCGGTCGGATTTCTGCACCGTGACCGGCCGGGCAGACCCGGACTGGCGCTCGACATGATGGAAGAATTTCGCCCCTATCTCGTGGACAGGCTGGTCTGCACCCTCATCAACCGGGGCCAGATCCGGTCGGAACAGTTCAGAAAAACAGAATCCGGAGCTGTCCTGATGAGCGATGATCTGCGTCGTGAAATCCTTCTGGCCTGGCAGAACCGCAAAAAGGAAACCGTCATGCATCCTTTTCTGAAAGAAAAAATGCCCGTTGGATTGCTGTGGCACATGCAGGCCAGACTGCTGGCGCGAACACTGCGTGGCGACCAGAGCGAATATCCCCCTTTTACCGTGAGGTGAAACATGATGGTACTGGTCAGTTATGACGTCAACACGGAAGACCGGCAAGGACAGAAACGCTTGCGCAAAATCGCGAAACTCTGCCAGAACTGGGGGCAGCGCGTCCAGTATTCGGTATTCGAATGTCTGGTCGATCCCGCCCAGTGGACGGCCCTCCGTGCTGCCCTGATCGACTGTATGGACGAGGAAAAAGACAGCCTGCGGTTCTATTTTCTGGGCGCCAACTGGAAAAACCGGCTGGAACATGTCGGCGCCAAAACCGCCATCGATCCGGAAGGGCCGCTCGTATTCTGAAAAACGGCTCCCCGGGAAAGGAGGAAAGAACAAAAACGGAAAAACGGGAACCTCAAGCTCACAGACGTTTCCCAGTGAGATCCTCGCAGGGGTAACTGACTGAAAAACAAGGAAAAAACCGTTTGTTTCAAAAAAACGGCATGAAAAAAAGCCCAAAAAGCGGAGGTCGCACCCCTCGCGGGTGCGTGGATTGAAACAAAGAAGTGACCAACGGATCGTTTTCGTTATCGGTGTCGCACCCCTCGCGGGTGCGTGGATTGAAACTCTGGAGTGGATGCGCTTGAAAATATCCGGTAAGTCGCACCCCTCGCGGGTGCGTGGATTGAAACGACCTGTACATGTTTCCCTGTGCCGACAATACAGCCGTCGCACCCTTCGCAGGTAACAGGGAAAGTGCAGAATATCTACCTGATGGAAACGGTAGTGAGGGGGTATCGAGCGGGCACCCGGATGCCAGGGTTTTTTGTTGACAGGATTCCGGCATTCTGTCCGGTGAGTGTCGATGACAGATGCAGGTGAATATACAGCGTATGGTTTCTGGCCAAAGGAGAAAAACCGGCAGAAATGGCTTGGCCAGTACGAATGGGAACGTTTTGTGCAGGCAGGTAATGATCTAGTCAACGGTATTTTCACACGGACTGGCCGCTTCGGCCTCTTTTTCCGGCTGGATATCCTTGCGTATCTTGCGGGTCAAGTGGCAAGCGATATAACACAGGATCGTGAAAGGAATGCCGCAATAAAGGGCGATACGCTGTTCGGGATCGATTCCCATGCCGATCATGACCGCGATGCAGATTACCGCGCCGGCAACCGGAACAAAGGGATAAAAAGGGCATCGATACTTGAGTTCGGAAAGTGTATGGCCTTCCGCCAGAAACTGTTTGCGGAAACGGTAATGCGCCACGCAAATGCTCAGCCACACCGCCACGGTGGCGAATCCCACGATCGAGACAAGAATGACGAATACCGTATCCGCGGCGACCACACTGGAAGCCAGTGCCAGCAGGCCGCCGATCATGCTGAACGTGATGGCGTTGACAGGAACGCCTTTCCGGTTCAGGCGGGCCAGCCGGGCGGGCATCATGCCTTCATGTCCCAGTGACCAGACCATGCGGCCGGAGGCGAAAAGGCCGGTGTTGGCCGAGGACAAGATCGCCGTGATGATCACGAAATTGAAAATATCCGCCGTATAGGGAATGCCCATTTCCTCGAAAACGGTGATGAAGGGGCTTTTGGATACCGTCGCCGTTTCCGGGGATACCAGAAGCGCCACGATCAGCACTGTGCCGACAAAGAAAACCACAAGACGCAGCAGCGATGCTTTCACCGCCATCGGGATCACTTTTTCCGGATTGCTGGTTTCCCCGGCGGCCACGCCGATCAGTTCCGTGCCCGAATAGGCGAAACAGACCGTGACCATCGTAAACAGAAGCGGGGCGAGTCCGTGCGGCAGCAGACCGCCTTCTCCCTTCAGGTAGGAAAGGCCGGGCGAACCGTTTTGTCCGAAAGGAATGACGTCGAAAAAGGCGCAGGCGCCCAGTACGATGAAAATCTGGATCATCCCGACCTTGATGAGCGAAAGATAAAACTCGCTTTCCGCAAAAAATCGGGTATCGATCACGTTCAGCAGATAAACCAATATACCGAAAACCAGACACCAGACCCATACGGGAACCTGGGGGAACCAGTACTGCATGGCGAACCCCACGGCGGTGAATGCCGTTCCGAGCGTGACTGTCCAGTTCAGCCAGTAAAGCCAGGCGACAGCATAGCCGCTGGCGGGCGAGATGTAGCGGGAAGCGTAAAAGTGGAAAGAACCCGGTTCGGGATGCATGACGGAAAGCTCGCCAAGACTCAGCATGATCAGATAGACCATGAAAGCGCCGATCAGGTAAGCCAGCACGGTACCGAAGGCGCCGACATTCGCGATGACGTGCCCCGTTCCGAAAAAAGTCCGCTGCCCAGCACACCACCCAGACTCAACATGATCAGGTGACGCAGTTGCATGGAACGCTGGAACCGGGATTCTTTATCCTTTGTATCGTTTCGGGAACTCATGATGCCTTTCAGCCAAAGGGTTTTTCCGGATCAGTGCGCTGACAGTACCGGTTTTGCCCTGAACCGGGAATTCTGTGTCCAATATGGAAACGGGTTCCGGAACCGGCACGGCAGACACGGCCCGTCCGGAAATGGCTGCCGTTCAAATGGCTGTCCAGCGTTTTTCACGGCGATTGTCTCCCACGGTACAGCGGTCAATTTCATGATTCGGAAAATTGACGCCGTAATGCTAGGGACAAACCGGGGCGAGATCAATAGGTGTCGCGGTGTTTCCCTGAAATCCGGAGAAATTTCAGCCAGCCGGACAAGGGGTGTGTCATTTTCGTAACACGGTGAAAGGGAAAAAGAAAAAACCGGTTGCCGGAAAACCGTCTTGTTTTCCGGATGCGGGAAGTCAGCTTTCAGAAGCAGCGCCGCCATCTCTGTCGGGAAACGGGAGATTCCGGGAAACATGGCGGATAAACGGTTTTCCCAACCGGTCACCAAGGCGTTTCGATATTTTCCCGGTGAACATAACGTGTCGGGATTCTGTCGGATATTTTCAAGCAAACCGTTACCGTCATTCACCATATTGTCCGGGAGTTGCCGGATGCGACATGCCCAAACGGAAACTTCCATGATCGTTCAGGTCGGAGACCGGCGATCATTCATGCAATATCGATGGCTGAATCATTTCCGATATCGGTACATTTTACCGGCTTTGACGACAATGACTTTTTCGCCTCTTTTCCCGGGGACAGGGTGGCGATTTTACAGACTGTATCAACGCTGTCACGACATCCCGGAATGACAAGCGGTTTGTCGGTCACCGCACAGGCTATCCCAAACATTTCTCCGGCCTTGCCCGTAAATTTCGTAATATATGTTGACATCATCTGCCAGAATAAATTTTCCGTTTTCTTCCTTATGGACATATGGTCATCATGCTGGCGCAGTCTGGCGGTTGTTGCATGAAACAAGGCATACAGGAGACTCCTGTATGAACGTTTGCGTTGGGTGCAAGCGGAAATGAAGAGTGGTATATGGATTTGCCCTTCCATGCTCCAATCCACCGGAATATTTCTGTTTCATGAATGGATTGTGCCATCCGGGCAGACGTTTTTCATGATCCGTTACCGGTCATGACGATGCCGGCTGGAAGGTAATTCGTGCGTCATCGGAAAATCCGGAAAAATCCTGTTGGAAAAATGCCATCCGAACCCGGCTGGCTGACCGAATGAAAACAGCGCTTTTTCCGGAAGCCGCCTGTCGGGGGAATGCGGCGGGAAAGAAAAAAGATGTGGGAACAGGCGCATGGCCTGCAACGACCGGTTCGGGCCGCTCGTTATCCGGGAATACCGTTTTCTCCGGAATCTCCCGGTTTTTCCGGCAACCGGTCTTGTCGTCCATCTGTCACTTTTTTCATCGTTTTTTTATCATTTTCACCAAAAAGGATCTTGAAAACCGGAGAACCGGACTTATCTTGTTTTCATGAAAATGAATTCGGTATAAATGTGAAATCCATGACGGGTGCGGTATGTTTCATGCTTCATGAAAAAACGACCGGTCAGGATGACAAGAAACGGAAAACCGGCACCGATCCGGTTTTCGTGAAACAAGGAGGATAATCATGTTACCTAGTGTTTTTGGTGAAAAACTGTTTGACGATATGTTTAACGATGCCTTCACTCTGGTTCCGGCATTCCACAAAAATCCTTCCGTTTTCAGTACCGGTGCAAAAAACCTGATGAAAACCGATGTCCGCGAACTGGAAAACACCTATGAACTCGACATCGATCTGCCGGGATTCAAAAAAGAAGAAGTCAATATCGAACTGGACAAGGGCTATCTGACCATCAGCGCGACCAGAACGGCCGACAACGACGAACAGGATAAAAAGGGCCAGTACATTCGCCGTGAAAGATATTCCGGGGAATGCAGCCGGAGTTTCTATATCGGTGAAAACATCGAACCGAAAGACGTCATCGCAAAATTTGAAAACGGTATTTTGCAAATCGCTTTCCCGAAAGCCCCGCAGCCGAAACAGCCTGAAAACAAACGCATCTCGATTGCATAACAGGGCGTTTTCCTGAAAAAGCCGGAAAATTTTCCGGCTTTTTTGTCATGTTCCGCTTCGTGTACAGGGAAAAAACGGAACGGTTCCCGATTCCTCGTTTCCCGGACGGTACATCATGGAAAAACGTCGCGGCCGGTTCGGCAGGACAGAAACGGTACCGGGCGAAAGTCATACCACCGTGGCGAAAAAAGCCTTCCGTTCATCCGGATCGGAGAGGTCGATCATGGTCATATGATGGGGCAGCAGGGCGGAATGCGGAGTAAAAAGCCGGAAATGGCTGCGTACTGTCGAAAGTTCCAGCACCAGGCCGGCCATATCCAGCGTTTCGCATGCCTTAAACGCCGTTTGCCCGGGGTGCGGCAGGGCATCATCGCCCCTTTTTTGCCATGCCGGTCTGAAATAGTGAATCAACCCGGCCTCGGCCAGACAGATTTTCTGGTATTCCGACAGCGGAAATTCCCGGATCGAACGAAAACGGGCATCTTCCGTGCCTTTTTCTTCCCCCGGATGCCGGAGACGCCCGGACAAAGCCACCAGTTCATAAGGCAGATATTCGAAGGCATACACGATCATATCGTCGTCCGGCAGGGCCTGTTGCATGGATTTCAGAAAGCGCTGCAACGGTTCGTGGCGGGCCATGCGGTCGAAAACCGGTACTTTGTTCCCGCTGAAAACATTTCCGACATACAGTACTTCCAGATCGTTGACGGAACGATCCGTTTCCAGAATATCGGGATGCTGGCTCAATCCCATTGCGTTCAGCCGGCGGGTGCACCGGCCTTTTGCATCCAAAGTACGTATTTCGAGACATGACGGCGCCAGTTCGACTGTCACCTCGCTGTCCTGAAGAGGGAAACCGAAAGCGAAAGGAAAGGATTTCGCCACGCCGTTCGCCTTGCAGAGCAAATGTCCCCCCACCCGGTTTTCCGACCAGAAAAACGTATCGGGATCGAATGAAAAGGCCGGACGTCTGCAAACCAGATAAATATGGGAATCGGCCAGAACCCGGTTCATCTTTTCCCCGAAATCCATACCCGGCCTGATCTCGCCGGCAGGCAGCGCCATCGCGCCCCAGGAACGCAAATGCACGGAAAGGCCGGACAAGGGCTTGCCGGAAGACTTGTTCATATCGACATCTCCATCTGATCGGATACACAACGGTAACGATAACAGATTATGCCGGCAATGCCTGCGGAAACCGACGAAACAGCCGGCTGGAAAAAGATGTCCTTGCCGGTTTTGCCACAATACCGGGCCGTTCACGAAGAAAAAACCGTACCGCCTGTTACCGCCGGCCGGTATGAATGCAGGCGGAAATACTGCCAGAAGCGTTCGGACGGTCAGCTCTGCCCGTTTCAGGAGCATTTCCGCCATGTGGATTTCAGCCAGCCGGTTTTTCCATCCGGTTCACTGTTTTGCCGGGCTGCCGCTATCCGGTCGGAAACGGACTGCCAGATGTCCACATATGGCCGGACATCCATGTCATATGAATCGATAGTATGGTTCGACATGAAGCCATTGTCGTTGATTTCCATTTCACCCTTCCCGTGGCTACTCAATGACATGAAAATTTTCGACATACGGCGTGAATTCGCAGGGCAATGGCATACCATCGACCATGTGAACGGTTCCGGTACATGGTGAAAGCCGTATTGCCCTGATATTGGTGGCAAGACAGGGCGGTTGCCGCATATGAAACTTTGCGCGTGTCT carries:
- the cas5c gene encoding type I-C CRISPR-associated protein Cas5c, with translation MAKNSITFLVHGRYALFTDPITHLGGEKCSYHIPTYEALKGIAKSIYWKPTIVWRIKRVRIMNPFRTQTKGMKPIAYEKAGNTLSIYTYMANVAYQVEACFDWNLHRPELAHDRIDGKHYEIAKRMLARGGRQDIFLGTRDCQGYVEPCRFGEGEGAYDDLDELGFGLMFHGFDYPDETGENMLKARFWRPAMKNGIIEFIRPEECEIVKPIRSMKPKAFVQDDNFSGLKEEGLL
- a CDS encoding type I-C CRISPR-associated protein Cas8c/Csd1; protein product: MTWFQRLYETYENVLDNPLFADEENTLTPIGHTSQQVHIIVRIDGKGHFRGAEFIGKQSVILPATEDSAGRTSGRVAHPLIDQIKYCAKDYPDYSEEEGYFGLYEKTLSGWVQSPHSHPMAEAVYAYICKGTLVSDLVREKLLYLNREGKLATVAEEGQDIPVFKVLTPKKVNGISQRDQGNLMIAWQVEIPGENESRTWTSEALQKSWTAYDASQMSKKGLCMVSGLEMFLANQHPRNIRRPGDGAKLISANDEKGFTFRGRFVEQDEACSVGYATSHMAHNALRWLIARQGYKNGDQVILAWTPKGKPVPQPLNDLLSDDEEEMPDFSRDSTDDSNESEKTVSQPAIDHTRDLGQTFAQKLKRRLQGFDADIDENDTVAILGLDSATKGRLSVIFYMEQLWPEYRFALESWQNDMVWWIRRTREADAPPGKKRKRKSSGKKPRPHPLKSPWLPMANGWTTS
- a CDS encoding type I-C CRISPR-associated protein Cas8c/Csd1, which translates into the protein MDDQLKKNTVERLLPCIAGKRPVPFDLVTCCVSRACNRAGLDNWEWEMALGVACAMYKGYCARHPLEKQRRKHKMGLDETNTSRDYLYGRLLAVAERIERVALSVAEEKRPTNAERLMQRFADLPYATWPQLYKAIQPYRQRLQQSRGGFIRNMDKLMDEITNAFNPEEFMKPDRLSGEFLLGYHCQRQAFRNAKESETTEKTQGENE
- the cas7c gene encoding type I-C CRISPR-associated protein Cas7/Csd2, with the protein product MSPLQHKIDFAVILTVDHANPNGDPLNGNRPRVDYDGYGEITDVCLKRKLRDRLQEAGQSIFVQSDEKKQDGMTSLKNRAESAEYGLGKDMFNEKKTPKDVAARKACEKWFDVRAFGQLFAFGGDASGVSIPIRGPVTVQSAFSIEPVSITSTQITKSVSGEGDGTKRGSDTMGMKHRVDKGIYVFYGSMNPQLAERTGFSDDDAETIKSILPKLFENDASSARPEGSMAVKKVFWWKHNCKSGQYSSARVHKSLTVNADGSYMIDKSATEGLEPEVIEGF
- the cas1c gene encoding type I-C CRISPR-associated endonuclease Cas1c, whose translation is MKQYLNTLYITTPESYLFKDGECVAIKQEGQVKGKIPVHTLGSLVLFGQVSCSPFLLGHCAENGVTVSWLTETGRFLAAMNGPVSGNVLLRREQYRQADDSEASAKLARTFCIGKIFNCRTILRRTARERPHPELEQACKRLTQSLARLKQPLLLDTVRGIEGEAANTYFSVFRHLLGEKSGTFAFHGRNRRPPRDEINCLLSFGYTLLAHDIRSALETAGLDPSVGFLHRDRPGRPGLALDMMEEFRPYLVDRLVCTLINRGQIRSEQFRKTESGAVLMSDDLRREILLAWQNRKKETVMHPFLKEKMPVGLLWHMQARLLARTLRGDQSEYPPFTVR
- the cas2 gene encoding CRISPR-associated endonuclease Cas2, giving the protein MMVLVSYDVNTEDRQGQKRLRKIAKLCQNWGQRVQYSVFECLVDPAQWTALRAALIDCMDEEKDSLRFYFLGANWKNRLEHVGAKTAIDPEGPLVF
- a CDS encoding amino acid permease; amino-acid sequence: MLAYLIGAFMVYLIMLSLGELSVMHPEPGSFHFYASRYISPASGYAVAWLYWLNWTVTLGTAFTAVGFAMQYWFPQVPVWVWCLVFGILVYLLNVIDTRFFAESEFYLSLIKVGMIQIFIVLGACAFFDVIPFGQNGSPGLSYLKGEGGLLPHGLAPLLFTMVTVCFAYSGTELIGVAAGETSNPEKVIPMAVKASLLRLVVFFVGTVLIVALLVSPETATVSKSPFITVFEEMGIPYTADIFNFVIITAILSSANTGLFASGRMVWSLGHEGMMPARLARLNRKGVPVNAITFSMIGGLLALASSVVAADTVFVILVSIVGFATVAVWLSICVAHYRFRKQFLAEGHTLSELKYRCPFYPFVPVAGAVICIAVMIGMGIDPEQRIALYCGIPFTILCYIACHLTRKIRKDIQPEKEAEAASPCENTVD
- a CDS encoding Hsp20/alpha crystallin family protein; its protein translation is MLPSVFGEKLFDDMFNDAFTLVPAFHKNPSVFSTGAKNLMKTDVRELENTYELDIDLPGFKKEEVNIELDKGYLTISATRTADNDEQDKKGQYIRRERYSGECSRSFYIGENIEPKDVIAKFENGILQIAFPKAPQPKQPENKRISIA